The Eleginops maclovinus isolate JMC-PN-2008 ecotype Puerto Natales chromosome 18, JC_Emac_rtc_rv5, whole genome shotgun sequence genome segment AGACATTATTATGACTCTGTGGTTGTGTAAATCAAATAAGATAACAGTTTGACTCCACATAGCACCCAGCGCGCTCCTAAATGCATCGGCTGATGCAATTATGTAACTGCATGGATCAACCCACCTGTGCTCTTCGTATAAATTCCCCAGTTCTGCTCTCGTGTCTTTGCACTGCACACTGCTTTCTACTGTCTATCACCACAGCACAGAAACAGCCAACCACATCCAACTGGAACCATGCAGTCTGCCGAAGCcaaatttaacaaaaacagCCTTCTCTTGGCTCTGAGACGGTACAGCTCAGCCGTCTGTGACATGGAGCAGACCATTCTCCTACCGAGCCTGCTGCGAGACGTTCCCTCCGATGAGGTCTGGGACTGTGAAGCAGCAGAGGAGTCCTGCAAAGACCTGTATAGCAACTACCTGATGCTCAAGGCCATAAGAAACACAGTGGAGAGCAACCTGGTTCTCCTGGATGACCACAAGGCCAAGAACACAGCGCTCAACAAGACCCTGGAGCCTCTGTTGGTCACAGATCCTGAGGCTATCTTCCGCTTCCACCTCAGAGGACTATTTTCTGTGATGAGCGACCTCACCAAGAAGACTAACAGTCTCACTGACAAATATATGGACATCATTGGAGTGGCAAATTATTAATCATGCAAGACAAGTGAACATCAAGCTAAATATCTGGTGTTTGTAAATGTGCTGTATATGTAACAGTCATATGATGTCACACACTGTTTACATTCAGTGACCACATAACTGAAAGGATATGGAACAAACATGCTTTGTCAATTCAACCAAATATATCTCTTCATTTGTTAACTGTAATAGCCCATTGGAAACTATGGTGAAGATatggaaaaaaaaggttgatttaTTAAATGACAGTGAAACAACAGAGCCGTGTCCAAGGATTGATTTAAGTGCAAACACTAATCATGTTTATGCTGGTGAATAATAAGAACATGTTAA includes the following:
- the thrsp gene encoding mid1-interacting protein 1-B-like is translated as MQSAEAKFNKNSLLLALRRYSSAVCDMEQTILLPSLLRDVPSDEVWDCEAAEESCKDLYSNYLMLKAIRNTVESNLVLLDDHKAKNTALNKTLEPLLVTDPEAIFRFHLRGLFSVMSDLTKKTNSLTDKYMDIIGVANY